One segment of Triticum aestivum cultivar Chinese Spring chromosome 2A, IWGSC CS RefSeq v2.1, whole genome shotgun sequence DNA contains the following:
- the LOC123188072 gene encoding uncharacterized protein, whose protein sequence is MAQPRGGAAAVRLPAMNALEILRETVRVLRADPHAFTYVLFLLLCPASGFLLLSAAALEGAVVLPLARRLLVAAASSGVPVTHFVKQLAHHLAATLVAAVVSFPALLTLLLAARAAVAYTVAAVYAGKPLPAADLSLLARRAWPRLAATYGLSCAAVAACLAAFLALLVTVCSTLKSMLYPPDIVVCAGLLTVLAFSIVYAHTIIVCSLGGVIAVLEDVAGVNALRRSVQLMRGQTHVGLLIFLVSTIGLAFVEGLFEHRVKTLSYGDGSSRLWEGPLLILMYSFVMLIDSMMSAVFYFTCRSSSLAILDEEGGSVEEIEMMMDDKSDAVR, encoded by the coding sequence TGAACGCGCTGGAGATCCTGCGGGAGACGGTGCGCGTGCTGCGCGCCGACCCGCACGCCTTCACCTACGTGCTCTTCCTCCTGCTCTGCCCGGCCTCCGGCTTCCTCCTCCTGTCCGCCGCCGCGCTCGAGGGCGCCGTCGTGCTGCCGCTcgcgcgccgcctcctcgtcgccgccgcgTCCTCGGGGGTCCCCGTCACGCATTTCGTCAAGCAGCTCGCGCACCACCTCGCCGCCACGCTCGTCGCGGCCGTCGTCTCCTTCCCGGCGCTCCTCACGCTCCTCCTCGCTGCCCGGGCCGCCGTCGCCTACACCGTGGCGGCCGTGTACGCCGGCAAGCCCCTCCCGGCCGCGGACCTCTCCCTCCTCGCGCGCCGCGCGTGGCCGCGCCTCGCAGCCACCTACGGCCTCTcgtgcgccgccgtcgccgcctgcctcgccgccttcCTCGCCCTCCTCGTCACCGTCTGCTCCACGCTCAAGTCCATGCTCTACCCGCCGGACATTGTCGTCTGCGCCGGCCTCCTCACGGTCCTTGCGTTCTCCATCGTGTACGCGCACACCATCATAGTGTGCAGCCTCGGCGGAGTCATTGCCGTTCTCGAGGACGTAGCCGGGGTCAATGCGCTGCGCCGGTCGGTGCAGCTGATGCGCGGCCAAACCCATGTCGGTCTGCTCATCTTTCTTGTGTCCACCATTGGTCTGGCCTTCGTCGAGGGGCTGTTTGAGCACAGGGTGAAGACCTTGAGTTATGGGGATGGCTCATCTCGGCTCTGGGAGGGGCCATTGCTGATCCTCATGTACTCTTTCGTGATGCTGATAGATTCGATGATGAGTGCGGTGTTCTACTtcacttgccgatcatcgagcTTGGCAATTCTGGATGAGGAGGGCGGCTCAGTCGAGGAGATTGAGATGATGATGGATGACAAGTCAGATGCAGTGAGGTGA
- the LOC123188071 gene encoding probable protein S-acyltransferase 22, whose product MRRHGWQLPYHPLQVVAVSVFVALAFAFYVFFAPFVGRKVFQDAAMGLYTPLVLCVFLLYIWCAATDPADPGVFKSKKYQRLYGGCKHRRLKESIQGVSDVGLQLEGTGEKRGHEVADANEKSMTELKNKSSSCCSATFSAFLLIFSPLSFVFSCCRSRDWSSEQHDSEDGMFFCSLCEVEVLKYSKHCRVCDKCVDGFDHHCRWLNNCIGKRNYRRFFLLMTTALFLLILQSTTGVLVLVLCFVQRKEFSMQIVSKLGSSFSIAPFIIVVASCTILAMIALLPIAQLLFFHILLIKKGISTYDYIIALREQEQEEVSGEQSPQMSHVSSYGGLSSTSSFGALRRGSWCTPPRLFLEDQFDVIPSEAGSSHNSATKRKDEEVRRKKTSGAVKISPWALARLNAEEVSRVAAEARKKSKVLVPIRRDEYSLGHETDSSYGGMSSRIDLGSDNTMRTNRRGRPHGDLSLKPVAKISSDAIDSNGSDMISLAPLQLEARSAFHPSRAASSANIDGSSPDSSLDSPDLHLYRFSGVSSSAAEDLQLVALTAPGSTPHHGIQLSRSTSDGYEASGGEDSDRIPSRIVHRSSNWASIILSTDQGVPSSGALVQKNRLP is encoded by the exons ATGAGGCGGCATGGGTGGCAGCTCCCTTACCACCCTCTCCAG GTGGTCGCCGTTTCCGTGTTCGTGGCGCTGGCGTTCGCGTTCTACGTCTTCTTCGCGCCCTTCGTTGGGAGGAAGGTCTTCCAGGATGCCGCCATGGGGCTCTACACTCCTCTG GTTTTATGTGTATTCCTTCTGTACATCTGGTGTGCTGCGACGGATCCAGCAGACCCAGGGGTCTTCAAATCAAAGAAGTACCAAAGATTGTATGGAGGCTGCAAGCATAGGCGTCTCAAGGAGTCCATACAAGGTGTTTCAGATGTTGGATTACAACTAGAGGGAACTGGAGAAAAGAGAGGACATGAGGTTGCTGATGCTAATGAGAAGTCAATGACTGAACTGAAGAACAAAAGCTCATCTTGCTGCAGTGCAACTTTCTCTGCATTTCTCCTTATATTCAGCcctctttcttttgttttttcctgCTGCCGATCACGTGACTGGTCCTCTGAGCAGCACGACAGTGAAGACGGGATGTTTTTCTGCAGCCTTTGTGAAGTCGAA GTGTTGAAGTACAGTAAGCATTGCAGAGTTTGTGACAAATGTGTGGACGGTTTTGATCATCACTGCCGG TGGCTCAACAATTGTATCGGAAAAAGAAACTATAGAAGGTTTTTTCTTCTAATGACAACAGCCCTTTTCTTG CTTATCCTGCAATCAACAACTGGAGTATTGGTGCTAGTTCTCTGCTTTGTTCAGCGAAAGGAATTCTCTATGCAGATTGTGTCAAAGCTAGGAAGCAGCTTCTCTATAGCGCCTTTCATCATTGTGGTG GCATCCTGTACCATCCTAGCTATGATTGCTTTACTGCCGATTGCTCAACTTCTCTTTTTCCACATCCTTCTCATCAAGAAG GGAATCAGTACCTACGACTACATCATTGCCCTGAGAGAGCAAGAACAAGAAGAGGTTAGTGGGGAGCAGAGTCCACAGATGTCTCATGTAAGCTCCTATGGTGGGCTTAGCAGTACTAGTTCCTTTGGTGCACTCCGTCGTGGTTCATGGTGTACCCCTCCAAGACTGTTTCTTGAAGATCAG TTTGACGTTATTCCATCAGAGGCTGGCTCTTCACATAACTCCGCTACCAAGAGAAAAGACGAAGAAGTAAGGAGGAAGAAAACCTCAGGGGCTGTGAAAATTAGTCCATGGGCACTGGCTCGTCTTAATGCAGAAGAAGTTTCTCGAGTTGCTGCCGAAGCAAGGAAGAAGTCCAAGGTTTTAGTGCCCATCAGAAGAGACGAGTACTCACTCGGTCATGAAACAGACAGTAGCTATGGAGGCATGAGCAGCAGGATTGATCTGGGATCTGATAACACAATGAGAACAAATAGGAGAGGAAGGCCCCATGGTGATCTCTCTCTTAAACCTGTTGCAAAAATATCCTCAGATGCCATCGACAGTAATGGCAGTGACATGATCAGTTTAGCACCGTTGCAACTTGAGGCGCGAAGTGCTTTTCATCCAAGTAGAGCCGCATCCTCCGCCAACATCGATGGCTCGTCTCCAGATAGCAGTTTGGATTCGCCTGATCTGCACCTGTACCGATTCTCAGGTGTCTCCTCGTCCGCAGCTGAAGACTTGCAGCTGGTAGCTCTCACTGCCCCGGGAAGCACTCCACATCATGGCATTCAGCTGTCTAGATCAACCAGTGACGGGTACGAAGCATCAGGCGGTGAAGACAGCGATCGCATCCCGTCAAGGATAGTGCACCGCTCCTCCAACTGGGCAAGCATCATCCTCAGCACCGATCAGGGTGTTCCCTCGTCGGGCGCCCTTGTGCAGAAGAACAGATTGCCTTAG